The Chlorocebus sabaeus isolate Y175 chromosome 1, mChlSab1.0.hap1, whole genome shotgun sequence genome includes a region encoding these proteins:
- the OR52A5 gene encoding olfactory receptor 52A5, with protein MPTFNGSVFMPSAFILIGIPGLESVQCWIGIPFSAMYLIGVIGNSLILIIIKHENSLHIPMYIFLAMLAATDIALNTCILPKMLGVFWFHLPEISFDACLLQMWLIHSFQAIESGILLAMALDRYVAICIPLRHATIFSQQFLTHIGLGVTLRAAILIIPSLGLIKCCLKHYRTTVVSHSYCEHMAIVKLAIEDTRVNKIYGLFVAFAILGFDVIFITLSYVQIFITVFQLPQKEARFKAFNTCIAHICVFLQFYLLAFFSFFTHRFGSHIPPYVHILLSNLYLLVPPFLNPIVYGVKTKQIRDHVLKVFFFKKVT; from the coding sequence ATGCCGACATTCAATGGCTCAGTCTTCATGCCCTCTGCGTTTATACTAATTGGGATTCCCGGTCTGGAGTCAGTACAGTGTTGGATTGGGATTCCCTTCTCTGCCATGTATCTTATTGGTGTGATTGGAAATTccctaattttaattataatcaaACATGAAAACAGCCTCCATATACCCATGTACATTTTTTTAGCCATGTTGGCAGCCACAGACATTGCACTTAACACCTGCATTCTTCCCAAAATGTTAGGCGTCTTCTGGTTCCATTTGCCAGAGATTTCTTTTGATGCCTGTCTTTTGCAAATGtggcttattcattcattccaggcAATTGAATCAGGTATCCTTCTGGCAATGGCCCTGGATCGCTATGTGGCCATCTGTATCCCCTTGAGACATGCCACCATCTTTTCCCAGCAGTTCTTAACTCATATTGGACTTGGGGTGACACTCAGGGCTGCCATTCTTATAATACCTTCCTTAGGGCTCATCAAATGCTGTCTTAAACATTATCGAACTACAGTCGTCTCTCACTCTTATTGTGAGCACATGGCCATTGTGAAGCTGGCTATTGAAGATACCCGAGTCAACAAGATATATGGCCTATTTGTTGCCTTCGCAATCCTAGGGTTTGACGTAATCTTTATTACCTTGTCCTATGTCCAAATTTTTATCACTGTCTTTCAGCTGCCCCAGAAGGAGGCACGATTCAAGGCCTTCAATACATGCATTGCCCACATTTGTGTCTTCCTACAGTTCTACCTTCttgccttcttctctttcttcacacACAGGTTTGGTTCACACATACCACCATATGTTCATATCCTCTTGTCAAATCTTTACCTGTTAGTTCCACCTTTTCTCAACCCTATTGTCTATGGAGTGAAGACCAAGCAAATTCGTGACCATGTTCTGAAAgtgtttttcttcaaaaaagtAACTTGA